The Methanofervidicoccus sp. A16 genome has a segment encoding these proteins:
- a CDS encoding selenouridine synthase SelU-like subunit produces the protein MEEEILARLITFRRDVVLAIVLNTGRKMITDGSKILAGKLSGDLASFILRSSKEFLEGKDFGVKRYGEYDIYFERIDVKRFLKAIGGELVEDVITLDEFMRMDKEDVIVVDVRSPREYKRSTIPNAINIPLFLDEEYEIIGKTYKKEGKEKAIDLALDIVEKNLKRILGEIKKLDRSKTVVIFCARGGLRSQIMATILKLAGYRVKRLIGGFKGYNLDSNYSSSYQNDNLKNNKNNYKNNKEF, from the coding sequence ATGGAGGAAGAGATCTTAGCAAGACTAATAACCTTCAGAAGGGATGTAGTTTTAGCCATAGTGTTGAATACTGGAAGAAAGATGATAACAGACGGTAGTAAGATACTGGCCGGAAAGTTAAGTGGAGATTTGGCATCCTTTATACTGAGATCCTCTAAGGAGTTCCTCGAGGGTAAAGATTTCGGTGTAAAGAGATATGGAGAGTACGATATTTACTTCGAGAGGATAGATGTAAAGAGGTTCTTGAAGGCTATTGGTGGTGAATTGGTGGAGGATGTGATCACCTTAGATGAGTTTATGAGGATGGATAAGGAGGATGTGATAGTTGTAGATGTTAGGAGTCCAAGGGAGTATAAAAGGAGTACTATACCTAACGCTATAAATATACCTCTCTTCTTAGATGAAGAGTATGAGATCATAGGGAAAACATACAAAAAAGAGGGAAAAGAGAAGGCTATAGATTTGGCACTTGACATCGTAGAGAAGAATCTAAAGAGGATATTAGGGGAGATAAAAAAGTTAGATAGGAGTAAAACAGTTGTGATCTTCTGTGCAAGAGGTGGGTTGAGGAGTCAGATAATGGCTACAATACTTAAGTTGGCTGGTTATAGGGTGAAGAGGCTTATCGGAGGATTTAAAGGTTATAATTTAGATTCTAATTACTCTAGTTCCTATCAAAATGATAATTTAAAGAATAATAAAAATAATTATAAAAATAATAAAGAATTTTAA
- a CDS encoding selenouridine synthase SelU-like subunit, producing MVVIFGLFGKTGCGKTEILQRLKRNHPVIDIEGIARTRGSILGDLYHLNMASQEEFDREINEKIREAQEVGYLIVEYEGRKIGGVKKLKIPELLADVKNYTYKILIDCPYNYQIENLVSWYKPKNEKEKKLLLERILLLRESFKNPDIIRKIDEIIEKIREDKYYEAAELIEKELYRSHYMRNIKKIEPDLVVYNRDIEESVKKIEEFIEEKLKYHGITWRKRS from the coding sequence ATGGTGGTTATCTTTGGGTTGTTTGGAAAAACTGGCTGTGGAAAAACTGAAATACTCCAGAGGTTAAAGAGAAACCATCCAGTAATAGATATAGAGGGCATAGCGAGGACGAGGGGTAGTATCTTGGGAGATCTTTACCATCTAAATATGGCGAGTCAGGAAGAGTTTGACAGAGAGATCAATGAAAAGATAAGGGAGGCTCAGGAGGTAGGATACCTTATTGTAGAGTACGAGGGTAGGAAGATAGGGGGTGTAAAGAAGTTGAAGATACCTGAGTTATTGGCAGATGTTAAAAATTATACATATAAAATACTTATAGACTGTCCATATAACTACCAGATAGAAAACTTAGTATCTTGGTATAAACCTAAGAATGAAAAAGAGAAAAAACTTCTCCTTGAAAGGATCCTTTTATTGAGGGAGAGTTTTAAAAATCCTGACATTATAAGGAAGATAGATGAGATAATAGAGAAGATCAGGGAGGATAAATACTACGAGGCTGCAGAGTTAATTGAGAAGGAGTTGTATAGATCCCACTATATGAGAAATATTAAGAAGATAGAACCAGATCTAGTGGTTTATAACAGGGATATAGAGGAATCTGTAAAAAAGATAGAAGAGTTTATAGAGGAGAAGTTAAAATATCATGGGATAACATGGAGGAAGAGATCTTAG